In one window of Helianthus annuus cultivar XRQ/B chromosome 17, HanXRQr2.0-SUNRISE, whole genome shotgun sequence DNA:
- the LOC110921786 gene encoding ABC transporter G family member 21, which yields MPIIEFEPSISSVTGSTTSTRPHVNTRMENSTVHAEPPGLTNNMNPNLESRVSNQNPSIPSQLPFLRKSLRPITLKFEDLAYNINLQSGKDRCLFTSADSKRTRTVLNGVSGVVRPGELLAMLGPSGSGKTTLLAALGGRLSGKLSGSITYSGQTFSSSVKRKIGFVTQDDVLYPHLTVLETLTYAAMLRLPKSLTHEEKVEQAELIILELGLTRCRDSIVGGPLIRGVSGGERKRVSIGQEMLVNPSLLLLDEPTSGLDSTTALRLMATLNGLARGGRSVVTTIHQPSSRLYWMFDKVLVLSDGSPIYYGCSGQVMEYLASIGYVPGFSLMNPADFLLDLANGVVPSTNPDDHQDYRQDSHEEGKSVKQFLISSYKKTLYPLIKEDINREINDATRAIRGPQSPNCCDNRWTTSWWTQFKVLFKRGLRERRHESYSGLRIFQVMSVSILSGLLWWHSDTSHLQDQVGLLFFFSIFWGFYPLSNAIFTFPQDRPMLIRERSSAMYRLSSYYFARMAGDLPMELVLPTIFVTITYWMGGLRPSPITFVLTVLIILFNVLVSQGLGLALGAILIDLKQASTLSSVIMLVFLLAGGYYIQQIPPFISWLKYISFSHYCYKLLVEVQYMETEVYDCPTGIHCRVLDFPAIKYLGVDHLWWDVAALGIMLVGYRFLAYVALRMGKSH from the exons ATGCCAATCATTGAGTTTGAGCCAAGTATTTCTAGTGTCACAGGCAGCACAACTTCTACTAGACCTCATGTTAACACAAGAATGGAGAATTCCACAGTTCATGCTGAGCCACCAGGGTTGACAAATAACATGAACCCAAACTTGGAATCGAGAGTTTCAAATCAAAATCCGTCGATACCATCACAGTTGCCCTTTCTACGCAAATCATTACGTCCTATTACACTCAAG TTTGAAGATTTGGCTTACAATATTAACTTGCAATCTGGAAAAGACCGTTGTTTATTCACCTCAGCTGACTCAAAAAGAACCCGGACTGTTCTCAATGGAGTCAGTGGTGTAGTCCGACCAGGAGAGTTACTAGCCATGCTTGGTCCATCAGGCAGTGGAAAAACCACCTTATTAGCTGCCCTTGGTGGTAGACTATCTGGAAAGCTTTCAGGCAGCATAACATATAGCGGCCAGACCTTCTCAAGCTCAGTGAAACGAAAAATCGGCTTTGTGACACAAGATGATGTGTTATACCCACACCTAACGGTTTTAGAAACTTTAACGTATGCTGCAATGTTGAGGCTGCCCAAGAGTTTAACCCATGAAGAGAAAGTAGAACAAGCTGAGCTCATCATACTTGAACTTGGGTTAACAAGATGTCGTGACAGCATCGTGGGAGGGCCACTTATTCGTGGTGTTTCGGGTGGGGAGAGGAAACGGGTTAGTATTGGACAGGAAATGTTGGTGAACCCGAGTTTGTTGCTTTTGGATGAGCCGACTTCAGGGCTGGACTCTACCACGGCTCTTCGGTTAATGGCCACGTTGAATGGGTTGGCTAGAGGAGGGAGGAGCGTGGTCACCACGATCCATCAGCCATCAAGTAGGCTGTATTGGATGTTTGATAAGGTTTTGGTTTTATCTGACGGCAGCCCAATTTACTATGGTTGTTCGGGTCAGGTTATGGAGTATCTTGCATCCATTGGGTATGTGCCAGGGTTTAGTTTGATGAACCCTGCTGATTTTCTGCTTGATCTTGCCAACG GGGTGGTTCCTAGTACAAACCCGGATGATCACCAAGATTATAGACAAGACAGCCATGAAGAAGGCAAATCAGTTAAGCAGTTTCTGATATCATCTTACAAGAAAACCCTTTACCCTCTCATTAAAGAGGACATCAATAGAGAGATCAATGATGCAACTCGTGCTATTAGAGGACCACAGTCTCCTAATT GTTGTGACAACAGGTGGACCACAAGTTGGTGGACACAATTTAAAGTGTTGTTCAAAAGAGGTCTTAGAGAAAGGAGGCACGAATCGTACTCGGGATTACGAATTTTCCAAGTGATGTCTGTCTCAATCTTATCAGGTCTTTTATGGTGGCATTCTGATACATCACACTTGCAAGATCAG GTGGGACTGCTCTTCTTCTTCTCAATATTTTGGGGCTTTTACCCTCTATCCAATGCCATATTCACATTCCCTCAGGACCGCCCAATGCTAATAAGAGAACGCTCATCAGCAATGTACCGCCTCTCGTCTTATTACTTTGCTAGAATGGCAGGGGACTTGCCAATGGAACTAGTTCTCCCAACCATCTTTGTAACAATCACATACTGGATGGGCGGACTCAGACCTTCGCCCATCACATTCGTGCTAACGGTTCTAATCATTCTATTTAACGTGCTGGTGTCACAAGGACTTGGACTAGCCCTGGGAGCCATACTCATTGACCTAAAGCAAGCATCCACCTTATCATCAGTGATCATGCTTGTGTTTTTACTTGCTGGTGGTTACTATATTCAACAGATTCCACCATTCATCAGTTGGTTGAAATACATTTCATTTAGCCATTATTGTTATAAGCTTTTAGTGGAAGTACAATACATGGAGACTGAGGTTTACGACTGTCCGACGGGTATCCACTGTAGAGTTTTAGATTTTCCAGCGATTAAGTATCTCGGCGTCGATCACTTGTGGTGGGATGTGGCCGCTTTGGGTATAATGTTGGTGGGGTACAGGTTTCTTGCTTATGTAGCATTGAGGATGGGAAAATCTCATTAA